A part of Thalassophryne amazonica chromosome 3, fThaAma1.1, whole genome shotgun sequence genomic DNA contains:
- the trub2 gene encoding mitochondrial mRNA pseudouridine synthase TRUB2 — MATAAVRTFHRLEGLFCVYKPAGVHWKLVRDTVETNLLKALNAAPLQPLPQAVRFLTHPESGTEEPKGLTVSAVSVPVLAKHPLVTGPEFQHIRVGVGHRLDAFSSGVLILGVGKANKGLNELHHKPVTRDYTLEGEFGMATDDFSHIGRVVERTTYDHITRDKLDRILAVLQGANQKALLTYSGVDMHSQEAYEMAAQGLLGPQGKSEPILRGLRCIRFEPPNFALEVQCFNETQKYLRKVVHEIGLELRSTAVCKGVRRTRDGAFSLKDALTHHCWTASAVMQAIQQYRSSNKIKKSHARVKSTTLPLQVEDNLKAHQQNERCTEGAVE; from the exons ATGGCAACTGCAGCTGTTAGGACCTTTCACAGGCTAGAGGGTTTGTTTTGTGTCTACAAGCCTGCCGGCGTCCACTGGAAGCTGGTACGAGACACGGTGGAAACAAATCTTCTCAAAG CTTTAAATGCAGCACCACTGCAGCCTCTTCCTCAGGCAGTCCGCTTCTTGACGCACCCAGAGAGTGGGACTGAAGAACCCAAAGGACTCACGGTGTCTGCAGTCTCTGTACCTGTACTGGCCAAACACCCTCTAG TGACTGGACCCGAATTTCAACATATACGAGTTGGAGTAGGACATCGTCTGGATGCGTTTTCATCTGGTGTTCTAA TTCTTGGAGTTGGGAAAGCAAACAAGGGTTTGAATGAGCTTCACCACAAACCAGTTACAAGG GATTACACATTGGAGGGTGAATTTGGAATGGCGACAGATGATTTCTCTCACATTGGCAGAGTTGTGGAAAGAACCACATATG ACCACATTACACGGGATAAACTGGATAGAATCTTGGCCGTGTTGCAGGGAGCCAATCAGAAGGCTCTACTAAC GTATTCCGGCGTAGATATGCACTCACAGGAAGCGTATGAGATGGCAGCGCAAGGTTTACTGGGTCCACAGGGGAAATCGGAGCCTATTCTGAGGGGCCTCCGTTGCATTCGCTTTGAGCCTCCTAACTTCGCGCTAG AAGTCCAGTGTTTTAATGAAACGCAGAAATATTTGAGGAAAGTTGTGCATGAGATTGGACTTGAGCTGCGCAGCACAGCCGTGTGTAAAGGTGTGAGACGGACCAGAGACGGCGCCTTTTCTCTGAAGGATGCCCTGACCCATCACTGCTGGACTGCTTCTGCTGTCATGCAGGCCATTCAACAGTACCGCTCatctaataaaataaaaaagtctcATGCACGGGTGAAGAGCACAACATTACCGCTTCAAGTAGAGGACAACCTGAAAGCCCATCAGCAAAATGAAAGATGCACTGAAGGAGCGGTTGAATAG